Proteins encoded in a region of the Zea mays cultivar B73 chromosome 4, Zm-B73-REFERENCE-NAM-5.0, whole genome shotgun sequence genome:
- the LOC103655045 gene encoding protein MEI2-like 4: protein MGCFHSTAKRQHPGYEDPVHLASQTSFSVSEVEALFKLFKSISGSVIDDGLINKVYSITHLCIPCYIVSFVYEHQNKPLRRRKLDIHYSIPKDNPSEKDINQGMLVIFNVDPSITNNDIHQIFSEYGDIKEIHDAPQKGHHKIIEFYDVRAAEGAARALNRSDLACKKIKLETGRLSGARRSTQHMSKELGQEEFGVYNLGSPSTNSPSLPSLGSSNIVAMTSCGRENGSMHGLHSGLLTSMSPFREASFLGLSSTLPQSLSSPIGIASAATHSNQAPLGELSHSLSRMNRHVNYGFQGLGAIHPHSLPDVHNGANNGTPYNLNTITPVGVNKNSRTVEAVDSRHLHKVGSGNLNGRSFDRAGEGVVKWW, encoded by the exons ATGGGATGCTTCCATTCCACAGCCAAGCGGCAGCATCCTGGCTACGAGGACCCCGTGCACCTCGCCTCCCAGACCTCCT TTAGTGTTAGTGAGGTTGAGGCTCTATTCAAGTTGTTCAAGAGCATAAGTGGTTCAGTGATTGACGATGGCCTGATCAACAAGGTATATTCTATTACTCATCTCTGTATTCCTTGCTATATTGTCAGTTTTGTGTATGAACATCAAAACAAGCCACTCAGACGTAGAAAACTTGACATACATTACTCCATTCCGAAG GACAATCCTTCGGAGAAGGATATTAACCAGGGGATGCTTGTTATATTTAATGTTGACCCCTCTATAACAAACAATGATATCCATCAGATATTTAGCGAATATGGTGACATAAAAGAG ATTCATGATGCACCGCAAAAGGGCCATCACAAAATTATAGAATTTTATGAtgtcagagcagccgaaggtgcaGCTCGTGCTTTAAACAGGAGTGATCTTGCTTGCAAGAAAATAAAACTGGAGACTGGTCGTCTGAGTGGTGCTAGACG TTCAACACAGCACATGTCCAAGGAGTTGGGGCAGGAAGAATTTGGCGTATACAACCTGGGCAGTCCAAGCACAAATAGCCCTTCATTGCCTTCATTGG GTTCATCTAATATAGTAGCAATGACATCTTGTGGACGTGAAAATGGGAGTATGCATGGTTTGCATTCTGGACTTCTCACATCAATGAGCCCGTTCAGAGAGGCTTCATTTCTGGGTCTATCATCTACCCTACCACAGAGCCTGTCCTCTCCCATTGGAATTGCTTCTGCTGCAACTCATAGTAACCAGGCTCCCCTTGGTGAGCTCAGCCACTCTCTTAGTCGGATGAATAGGCATGTGAATTATGGTTTTCAAGGCTTGGGTGCTATTCATCCCCATTCTCTTCCTGATGTTCACAATGGAGCAAATAATGGCACCCCTTACAATCTGAACACCATCACACCTGTTGGTGTCAATAAGAACTCAAGAACAGTTGAAGCAGTTGACAGCAGACATCTTCATAAAGTGGGTTCTGGCAATCTCAATGGGCGCTCATTTGATCGTGCCGGTGAAGGAGTTGTAAAGTGGTGGTGA